In ANME-2 cluster archaeon, the DNA window ATCTCTTCTGCAAGGCAGCAGCCGCTGGGTGAGCTGGCACTTGAGAAACAGGTCAGTAAACTGGGAGATACAAATTTCCAGGCAGAAGCAATCAATATACGGATGGATGATGATATTTTCATTCCACTATCCATGATCAATTCGGCAAGGCGCGAGGCGATCGAAGAAATCAGCCGGCTGCGACTTGCAGGGTACCGCCGGGTATGTGGTTCGATTGGGCTTATAACACCTCATCCACCTGATGTTAAGGACCACAGGCCGGTATTATCAGTCCGGGTGGCAGGCCCGGACGGGGTTTATGCTGCAGTTTTAGGCGGGGCTGCCAGGGTGTACGTTGATATTGAGGGCATTACAGGAAACGAGCCTGCGACCAATACTGCCATTGAAGAGGCGCACCGGGCAGGTATAGCTGTATTCATCCGCTTGCCTGATATTGTGAAGAATAAAGAAATGACTCTAATCACACGAACATTGGACAAACTCCATGGTGTTGACGGCATACTGGCAGCCGGGCCTGACCAGATATCCTGGTTAAAGGAGATGTATGACCTACCGCTGGCGGTAGATTACCCTGCTAATGTATTCAATACACAGGGACTGGACTTTTTAACCGGGCTGGGAGCGTGCAGCATTACCGTATCTCCTGAACTGACCCTGGATGAGATTGCCAGAATCTCTGTTGGTTATGATATTGAATGCCTGGTCCAGGGAAGTGTGCAGTTGATGGTATCCGAACACTGCCTGATCGGCGGAATCAAGAGGTGCAATATTCCAATCGGAAAGGGGTGCGATAGTCAAATTGAAGTTAATGGTGAAGTTAAGGGGAGCATGACAACTGAACAGGTCACCAGACCATGCCAGCCTGGGAGTACTGCGGGTGGGGTTACTGGGTGTAGTATCAGGGATAAAAAAGGATTTGTATTCCCTGTGAGACATGACAACCAGTGCAGGACACATATATACAATTCAAAGGAACTGGGTCTGATAGACAGTATACCTGGTATTATAAAAGCTGGAGTGAGATCTTTGAGGATAGAAGGAATGTTCTATGATGCAAAACAGGTGGGAGAGGTCACAATGTTATACTCCCAGGCTATTGACACGTACTTGAAAAATCCGGCACAGTATGATGAAAGTGTCTATCTGTCCAGGCTGAAGATGATGTTCCCGGGTAACCTGACCACTGGCCATTATTTCAGGGGTGTGCAGTAATGAACCGGGTATTCCTGTCAGGTTCAATACGGGGTGGGCGCAGATTGGTAGAAACCTACAGGTTAATGGCAGATGTGATGCTATCGGCTGGTGTGGAGGTGCTGAGTGAACATGTGGCCAGGGAGACGGTGTTTGATGATGAGAGGGAGATGAGCGAGCAAGAGATATTTATGAGGGATGTGGGGGGCATACAGCAGTGCGACTGCCTGGTGGCAGAGGTGAGCGTACATTCTATCGGTGTCGGATACGAGATATGCTATGCTGTGGGCCTGGAAAAGCCTGTTTTGTGTGTGTATGAACGGGACTCAAATGTATCTGCAATGGTGCTGGGGAATAAGGGGGTAGTGGTGCAGAGTTATACTGATCCGGATGAACTGCGTCAGATTGTGCAGGGGTTTGTGGGGTCGGTGGAGTCAGGTGGGCATGTATCGAAAAAAGTGGAAAACACTGGATAATGGGATTGTACCATGAACTGTCATTAAATATTCAGACTTGTCCATGATTTCAAGTAGAAATGTATATTAATATATTAATTTGCATCATCATGACATTTTTTATCTTTGAAAATGGAATCCTTGTTTGATGATAATAGCTTAATAGTTATCGTTTTTTTGACTTGTGATCTCTTCGTTACAAGTATAATTATTTAGTTACAGGTTTCATCATGAACTTACATTAATAATTGAGACAGGCCCTTTATTTCCATTGGAAATATATATTCAACTTTATACTAATTTTCATCGCAATGGTGAAATTTTCATCATTGGAAATAAAATCATGTTGTGATAATGGCTTAATCGTTATCGTTTGTGGACTTATGGTCACTGGATTGCAGGTATAATTATTTGAGACATGATTTGTCATGAACTTACATTAATAATTGCGGCTGCCCCTCTATTTCCGATGGAGATATATATTGTGTTTTATAATTATTTCCATCATAATGATGATATTTCCATCTTTGAAAATGAAATCCTTATTTGGTGGTAATAGTTTAGTAGTTATTGTTTTTGGCCTTATGGTCACTGGATTGCAGGTATAATTGTTTGAGAAACGGTTTATCCTGGACTTACATCAAAAATTGAGACATGCCCTGTATTTCCGATGGAAATATATATCAACCTTCATAATAATTTTCATCGTGGTGATGACATCCCTATCTTTGAAAATAAAAATCTTTTTGTGATAATTGGTTTGCAGTTTTCCTTTTTAAAATAATGATCCCTTTATTGTATTCCATTAAACATGCGTTATACAAGACTCGCTCTTTACGGCGCCAAACACTTGCTCGATTTATCCCATTAACGAACTTGATAACAATGTCATTACAATCCCGAATAACAAGGACAACAATGGTAAAGCCACAGCGATCAAAGCCTTGTTGCCACTTAGATCATGGATGTGCCTGACCCCTAAAAATACCAGGCCGATGCTCCACAATTTCAATAAAGTACCAGAAACCAGGGAAGCCTGGTATAATGGGTCGGACATAAAATCAGCCATATAATTGTTAGAAGCCCCGGTAGATGAAATAGTAATAGTGATCGGGTCAACAAAGTTCATTAATATAATTCCTACAACCGTACTGATTATATAAGGAATATAAGCATAGCCATACACCACCAGCATCTGGATGAACTTACCTTCCCCACCCAGTGCCACCGATATCAAATGGACGATACCTGCAGCAATAACCCACATAACAAATACGCCTATCAATGCAAAAATAATAGGCGTCACCGTGGTTATCAATTTCAATGTTTCCATACCACCGACATCCATATCACCATAATCATAGATAATCTTGCTTTGCATCAGGTATGCAGAAATTGCATAAAATACCGCAGTTATTCCAACAATAAGGACCGCTTCTTCTATGTAAGGATTTTCAGATATATCGTCTATCGTTTCTTTGGGACGTGTGATCATCCCGGTAATTCTTTCCATCAGGTTCATTCTTTTCCCTCCTAAATTCATTGTCTACAATATACCAATAAACATGCATTGTTTTGGGCATCAGGATTTATTTTCTAGCTAAACATAAAATACAATGTAGGTCCATTCCCCACAATGAAGAGCAATATTAGTATTGATACTGCAATCAGAGCTCTGTTTATACTTAAATCATGTATGAATTTAATACCCAGAATTACCAGACCGATGGTCCACAAATTCGCCACGATAGTGATGACATAAATAACCTGATAATATGGATCAGACATAAGTGCTCTCGTGCTTATTTCCACCATGTCGAACATTATACTGAAAGGTGAACTTACTGTTGAAAAGTCAAAGACAAGGTTTTTCGGACTCATTAATGAAATCAGTATCAAATTGACAACTGTACCTAACAACAAAGGAATATTTGCATAACTATTGATCATAAGCACCTTTTTGAACGAACCTTCCCCGCCTAATGCAATTGAAAAAAGATGCACTATCCCCGATACAATTATCCATCCTATAATTACACTAATAAATCCAATAATAATAGTGAACACCGAAGAACCGGAAGCTGCCGAATAACTAGAAGCTCCCGGATCACCCTGGTCCATACCAATAAATTCATAAATAATTATGTTCTGACTCATATATCCAAAAATTGCAGATAATATTGCAAATATTCCTATGATTAGTACTGCATCTTCAATATGTGAATTTTCAGATATGTCTTGAACTGTTTCCCTGGGATTTGTTATTATCCCGGTAATCCTACCTATCAGGTTCATTCTTTTCACTCCCATAATACGCTATTTATGATCATATTCATCATTCAGCCCTCAGTGCTTCCACAGGGTCCAGCCGTGCCGCCCTTGATGCAGGGTACACACCTGCTACCACGGATGTGATCACCCCGAAGGCCAGACCTATCAATATCGATGTCAGGGTCACAGTGCTGGGGAAGTTGCCCAGTACAGATATCAGGTATGCCAGGCCCCCTCCTAGGGAAACCCCGATAAGGCCGCTGACCAGACCCAGTATGCCGGATTCGATCAGGAACAATGTCCTGATATCACCTTTATTAGCACCCACTGCTTTCATGACACCTATCTCCTTGATCCGTTCAGTAACAGTAAGCATCATCACATTTATAATACCTATGCCACCCACTGCAAGGGCCACAGCACCTATGCCGCCCAGTCCGTATTTTATTTGGGTGAGCAATTCTGTTAGACTTTCCAGAAACCCGCTCTGGTCAAAGATAGTATATTTTTCATTCCTGTGGGTCCTCTGGAGACTTTTGTCCATCCGTTCAATAGTTTCAGCAATCATATCCTGGTCTTTTACCCAGACATTGATCGATGAAAATGAATACTCTTGAATGTCGAGTAGATTCTTCATGCTCGGGTGGGTAATATATATCTGGGAATTGCTACTGCCTCCAAGCAAGGACATCTGTTCCACATCCTCAAGGATACCCACCACCTTATAATCAATACTGGTATTGGTCAGGCTGTTCGTAAGTATAATATGTGACCCGGGGTTGATCTTCATATCAAACATCTTATTGGCAATATCATATCCCAGCACCATACTGCTGCGGTCCGAATCACTTAGGAACCTTCCAGCCTCGATAGTATCGGATATCTTTGATTCTTTTGATGGTGTTATGGCAACGACACCCACACTTCGTTCATCACTACGAAACTCCATAAGGGCCCCGGTAGAACGGCGCGGAGAGACACTCTCAACACCTATTACACCTTCCAGCAAGGAAACATCCCTGTCATCCAGTACTGCATTCTTCATGGGTCTGCCAGTGCCGGCAGGCTCGAAACCTCCAGGTATGACCTGCACCATGTTCAGGTCCATATCACCAAAAGCAGAGGAAACCCCGGTTACCAATCCTTCGCCCACAGAGAGCATGACCACGATAGCTGCCACTCCTATGATAATGCCAAGACTTGACATTACGGTCTTGAACTTCTCACCACTAAAGCTCAGGAATACAAATTCCAGGGCATCGTAGAATTTCATATTTCTTCTCTGGAACTTCTTCGCTTTCGCATCACGACAAAGAAAATTATTATTACCGCAATCATGCTGCCCACTATTCCGAACACCAGCCAGGGATTTGAATCCTTATCCACAATGATCAGGGGCTTTGAGTTGTTCACATTAATGGTCTGGATATCAGATTCGTGCCAATTGTTGCCGTTCTTGAATACTGCCTTGACCCCCATCTGTTCAACACCGTCTTCAGGCTCGATATCGAACTGGATAGTGAACATCTCATCAGAATCCATTGTGCCTATGAAATACTGGGCAGGCCGGAACTCTACATTATCTGTTACAGGAACAATGGTCACTGCTTTTACTGTGTTTGGTCTTACATTTGCAATATCCAGGACAATAAAATCCGAGTTCCTGCCGACCTCAGAATTTATTAATTTTATCCCTGAAGTATCGATGGTTACAGGAATCTTCCATTTAACATCATACATATCCCCTCCTCCAATGAAAACAAAATCTAAAAAACGGATACTATCGGGGGCATCCTCGCTTACCTTGATCGAATATGCAAATTCTATAGTGTCACCCGGTCCGAGCAGTCCCACATCATAATAGGAATTGCTTGTAACCTGGATATGACTATCTCCTGATAACGAAGCGTCTAGTACCTGGGCTGAAAGGTCGAAGACTTCTTTGGTCCTGTTATCCACAAATACAGAATAGGAATAATCCTTTGCTGCATTATTCAGTGTGACCGTCACTGTACCCTCATCCCCTGGCATAAGATATGCCGGGTCCACTGAGTAATCCACCATTACAGATGGCCGGACAGTGATGTCAGTATCGGCAACTGAGACCTGTACCATTATCAATATTAATAAACATCCGATTATCCTTGTTATTTTCATACTATCGTACCGTCCCTTATCCTTATTATCCGGTGGCATGTATCTGCAATA includes these proteins:
- a CDS encoding ABC transporter permease is translated as MKFYDALEFVFLSFSGEKFKTVMSSLGIIIGVAAIVVMLSVGEGLVTGVSSAFGDMDLNMVQVIPGGFEPAGTGRPMKNAVLDDRDVSLLEGVIGVESVSPRRSTGALMEFRSDERSVGVVAITPSKESKISDTIEAGRFLSDSDRSSMVLGYDIANKMFDMKINPGSHIILTNSLTNTSIDYKVVGILEDVEQMSLLGGSSNSQIYITHPSMKNLLDIQEYSFSSINVWVKDQDMIAETIERMDKSLQRTHRNEKYTIFDQSGFLESLTELLTQIKYGLGGIGAVALAVGGIGIINVMMLTVTERIKEIGVMKAVGANKGDIRTLFLIESGILGLVSGLIGVSLGGGLAYLISVLGNFPSTVTLTSILIGLAFGVITSVVAGVYPASRAARLDPVEALRAE
- a CDS encoding deoxyribonucleoside 5'-monophosphate N-glycosidase; translated protein: MNRVFLSGSIRGGRRLVETYRLMADVMLSAGVEVLSEHVARETVFDDEREMSEQEIFMRDVGGIQQCDCLVAEVSVHSIGVGYEICYAVGLEKPVLCVYERDSNVSAMVLGNKGVVVQSYTDPDELRQIVQGFVGSVESGGHVSKKVENTG
- a CDS encoding YIP1 family protein; amino-acid sequence: MNLMERITGMITRPKETIDDISENPYIEEAVLIVGITAVFYAISAYLMQSKIIYDYGDMDVGGMETLKLITTVTPIIFALIGVFVMWVIAAGIVHLISVALGGEGKFIQMLVVYGYAYIPYIISTVVGIILMNFVDPITITISSTGASNNYMADFMSDPLYQASLVSGTLLKLWSIGLVFLGVRHIHDLSGNKALIAVALPLLSLLFGIVMTLLSSSLMG
- a CDS encoding YIP1 family protein — encoded protein: MKRMNLIGRITGIITNPRETVQDISENSHIEDAVLIIGIFAILSAIFGYMSQNIIIYEFIGMDQGDPGASSYSAASGSSVFTIIIGFISVIIGWIIVSGIVHLFSIALGGEGSFKKVLMINSYANIPLLLGTVVNLILISLMSPKNLVFDFSTVSSPFSIMFDMVEISTRALMSDPYYQVIYVITIVANLWTIGLVILGIKFIHDLSINRALIAVSILILLFIVGNGPTLYFMFS